The following proteins are encoded in a genomic region of Streptomyces collinus Tu 365:
- a CDS encoding NAD(P)/FAD-dependent oxidoreductase has protein sequence MQHRIIVLGAGYTGAVTAGRLAKRLHREDVTITLVTPEPDFVERVRLHQLAVGQDLRPRPFSELFANTGVELKLARVTGVDVDHKAVMVTPADGPETEELHYDTLVYALGSGWDDGGVPGVTEHAYEVSSRTGALRLRERLADLGAGRPVAVVGGGLTGLEAATEIAEARPDLDVALAASGTLGDWLSDKGRAHVGRVVDRLGITVHERAVVTAVGPDAVTTADGRTVPSQITVWATGFAVHPLAQATTLDLTDRGQILVDTTMRSVSHEDVYAVGDAASAIGPGGKPLRMSCASGVPMAWQAADAIAARLTGAKIPRISIRYYQQCISLGRKEGLIQFVTADDQARERALTGRGAAFYKEMICKGAAWGVANPTVGMPSRRRRVVQPQARMDVPAGTVA, from the coding sequence ATGCAGCACCGCATCATCGTCCTCGGGGCCGGCTACACCGGAGCCGTCACCGCCGGCCGCCTCGCCAAGCGGCTGCACCGCGAGGACGTCACGATCACCCTCGTCACCCCCGAGCCCGACTTCGTCGAGCGCGTCCGGCTGCACCAGCTCGCGGTCGGCCAGGACCTCAGGCCCCGGCCGTTCAGCGAGCTGTTCGCGAACACGGGCGTGGAACTGAAGCTCGCGAGGGTCACCGGGGTGGACGTCGACCACAAGGCGGTGATGGTCACCCCGGCTGACGGCCCGGAAACGGAGGAACTGCACTACGACACCCTGGTGTACGCCCTCGGCAGCGGCTGGGACGACGGTGGCGTCCCCGGAGTCACCGAACACGCCTACGAGGTCTCCAGCCGCACCGGCGCCCTGCGCCTGCGCGAGCGCCTGGCCGACCTGGGCGCCGGCCGGCCCGTGGCCGTGGTCGGCGGCGGACTGACCGGCCTGGAGGCCGCTACCGAGATCGCCGAGGCCCGCCCCGACCTCGATGTCGCCCTGGCCGCCTCCGGCACCCTCGGCGACTGGCTCTCGGACAAGGGCCGAGCCCACGTGGGGAGGGTGGTGGACCGACTCGGCATCACGGTCCACGAACGCGCCGTGGTCACCGCCGTGGGACCGGACGCCGTGACGACGGCCGACGGCCGGACAGTCCCCTCCCAGATCACGGTCTGGGCCACCGGCTTCGCTGTCCACCCCCTCGCCCAGGCCACCACGCTCGACCTCACCGACCGGGGCCAGATCCTGGTCGACACCACCATGCGCTCGGTCTCCCACGAGGACGTGTACGCCGTGGGCGACGCAGCGAGCGCGATCGGCCCGGGCGGCAAGCCGCTGCGGATGTCCTGCGCCTCGGGCGTCCCCATGGCCTGGCAGGCCGCCGACGCCATCGCCGCCCGTCTCACCGGCGCCAAGATTCCCCGTATTTCGATCCGTTACTACCAGCAGTGCATCTCCCTCGGCCGCAAGGAGGGCCTGATCCAGTTCGTCACCGCCGACGACCAAGCCCGCGAACGCGCCCTGACAGGCCGCGGGGCCGCCTTCTACAAGGAAATGATCTGCAAAGGGGCAGCCTGGGGCGTCGCCAACCCGACTGTGGGCATGCCCTCCAGGCGCCGGCGGGTCGTACAGCCGCAGGCCCGGATGGACGTACCGGCCGGGACAGTGGCCTGA